A portion of the Archocentrus centrarchus isolate MPI-CPG fArcCen1 chromosome 19, fArcCen1, whole genome shotgun sequence genome contains these proteins:
- the foxi1 gene encoding forkhead box protein I1 has translation MNAFGHQPSNQQSSPIQHHTAQELLDMAVYCDNYGVYQQNLHHHHTQRPPTHPSSYGLGEYTSPSANPYLWLNGPSINSSPYLQGNNGTSYIQSGYGSNQRQFLPPPTGFGGADLGWLSISSQQELFKMVRPPYSYSALIAMAIQNAQDKKLTLSQIYQYVADNFPFYKKSKAGWQNSIRHNLSLNDCFKKVARDEDDPGKGNYWTLDPNCEKMFDNGNFRRKRKRRGDINGADSTALPVKSEDGAHKLSDTASLINSSPPSLHGSPASTEPKSSPSPSAEPSPCFSSFASSVNSLLANGGGGSDGARGVERGDYGSGHAGGPSQSREGMSGLGAYSPTVIAPLNSDNNRMNYYTSVQNLSNHFSVNNLIYGREGTEV, from the exons ATGAATGCTTTTGGACACCAGCCGTCTAACCAGCAGTCCAGCCCTATTCAGCACCACACCGCTCAGGAGCTCCTAGACATGGCCGTGTACTGCGACAATTACGGTGTTTACCAGCAGAATCTGCACCACCATCACACTCAGAGGCCGCCGACTCACCCCTCCAGTTACGGCCTCGGAGAATACACGTCCCCGTCCGCAAACCCGTACCTATGGTTAAACGGACCGAGCATCAACTCTTCTCCTTATCTTCAAGGGAACAACGGCACGTCTTACATTCAATCTGGATACGGGTCGAACCAGAGGCAGTTCTTGCCGCCTCCCACCGGGTTTGGTGGCGCTGACCTGGGATGGCTGTCCATATCCAGCCAGCAGGAGCTTTTCAAAATGGTTAGACCGCCTTATTCTTACTCCGCACTGATAGCAATGGCCATACAAAATGCCCAAGACAAAAAGTTGACTCTTAGTCAGATCTATCAATATGTGGCTGACAACTTCCCTTTCTACAAGAAGAGCAAAGCTGGGTGGCAGAATTCAATTCGCCACAACTTGTCACTGAACGACTGTTTCAAAAAAGTGGCACGGGACGAGGATGACCCAG gtaaaGGAAACTACTGGACACTGGACCCAAACTGTGAGAAGATGTTTGACAACGGGAACTTTAGGCgtaagagaaagaggagaggagatatAAACGGAGCTGACAGCACAGCACTTCCAGTCAAATCAGAAGACGGTGCACATAAGCTCTCTGACACCGCCAGCCTCATAAACTCCTCCCCGCCTAGCCTGCACGGATCCCCGGCCTCCACTGAGCCCAAGTCGTCCCCGTCCCCCTCCGCGGAGCCCAGCCCCTGTTTCAGCAGCTTCGCGTCCAGCGTGAACTCTCTGCTGGCGAACGGCGGCGGGGGAAGCGACGGCGCCCGGGGCGTGGAGCGAGGAGACTACGGCTCCGGGCACGCCGGGGGACCATCTCAATCCAGAGAGGGCATGTCTGGACTGGGCGCCTACTCGCCCACTGTGATCGCTCCTCTGAACTCTGACAACAACCGAATGAACTATTACACATCAGTACAGAACCTCTCCAACCATTTCAGCGTGAATAACCTCATATACGGCCGGGAAGGAACAGAGGTGTAG